The Alteromonas mediterranea DE genome contains the following window.
GTGTTCTGTACCTACAATTAATCAAGCCAGCACAAATGACTAAGTAAAGCCGTATGTGCTATAAGAGACGCTAAACGAAGTCAAAAGGCGTTTTATGCTTAAATCCACACTAGAACAGTGGCGTATGTTTAAAGCCGTTGTAGATGCAGGCGGCTTTAATCAAGCCGCTGCAGAAGTACATAAAAGTCAATCAAGCGTTCACCACGCAGTACAAAAGCTAGAAAACGCGATTGGGGTTACTTTATTTGAAAATATAGGCCGCAAAGTAAAGCTTTCTCCACAGGGTGAACTTATGTACCGCCGTGCCTCTTTTCTGCTTAGTGAAGCCCATAAGTTGGAAGCGGTGGCTGATAGCCTACAGGCCGGAACAGAAACAACACTACGTATAGCGGTGGACATAATCTTTCCCTCTGAGCTGTTATACAACGTTCTCGCTAAAGTCTCTTCTGAATTTCCCCAGTTGCGCATTGAGATAGAAGAAACCGTATTAAGTGGCGCTAATTCACTGTTAAGTAGTGGAAAAGTAGATTTAGGAATATCCCCTTTCGTGTTGCCCAATGGGTTCAGCGAAGACCTTTGTGAAATTGAGTTTGCCGCTGTTGCTCATGTAGACCACCCGCTACATCAGTTAAACCGAACACTCACCCTTGAAGATTTAAAGGCACATAGGCAAATAGTAGTGCGCGACTCCTCCGCCGAGCGAAAGGCAGATATTGGGTGGCTAGGCGCCGAACAGCGCTGGACAGTAAGCCATGTAAGAACATCACTGGATATCATTGCCCAAGGATTAGGATTTGCATGGTTACCAATTGCTATTATTAAAGAAGAGCTAGAAAGCGGTACTTTGCAACCACTCCCTTTAGACAATAATGCCGCGCTAAGAAAAGCATTACTGTATTTGTCGTTTGAAGATGGTGATACCTTAGGCCCCGCAGCTCGCGCGTTCATCGGAGAGCTCAGGTATCAAACGATGCATCTGCCCTCTTCGGACTTTATTATGGACGAATGCAAAAATTAGAGAACTTACGCGTTCAAATGGTTTAGACGATTAGGGCAGCGAGTCGTTCAAACCCCAAGACAAAGCCAAATAACGAAATTGAAACACCGACAAGTGCCACTGCCCCGTCATCGGTGGCCATTCCTATTGCCATAATAAACACAGCAGAAGCAGGGATTAGCCCCATAAAAGGAATGAGCTCTAAAGGAATCATCACAAGACCGCATGCTACGCAATTCAACGCAATGAATGAGCGAACAACTGGCTGGCGCATGAAAAACCAACGCGGAACTAAAAACCTGTCCACGCGCACTGCGAGCGGTTTGACCTTTTCAACGATGTATCTAAGTTGGTCGGCATCACATGTTAACTCCATTACCCTTTCCGGTAGCCAAGGGTGACGACGACCGAGTAATATTTGCAAAGCGATGAGTAATATCGTCGCACCCGCTAAAGATGGGATGCCTGGAATGGCGCCAATGGGTGTACAGGCGATAAACGACGGCAAAGCTAGCATTGGCCCAAACCCGCGCTTTTCCATTACGGTCCAGAAGTCAGCAAAAAGAAACTCGTCCCGCCTCGCATGGGGTTGCATTTTCCCAAGCAGCTCATACAAGGTCATTGATCTTTCAGCTGTTTTTCCTAACATATTCAATTCCTTTGATTTAACAACTCGAATCGTCCGCCAAGCGGTTAAGCACAATCCTTATCTATAAAACGGCAGCCGAACCCAATTGGCCTATATAAGGTGGGCTGTATGTAAAAAGAAGTTAATAGCCCCTTGTTGTGCGAAAAATATGCCATTGGACGATTAACGGCCCTTTTTGCGCGTGTAGGAATAGTTTTTGCAATTTTTGTAAAAACGACAGAGTTGTTACAGAGTAAATTTGTAATAACAAGGGGAAATATTTACGAACGCTAATGACAAATAAAGTCGTGAAATGGTTATAAAAACCTTGTCATTGATAAGTGCGTTAGCTATTTCGTTTTGAAAAACCAATTAACACACTTTTTGGATATCAAAATAGTCGAAACTTGCGCTTTGATACCCAAAGACTGTTAAATTATGATAAAACTATAACATTGTTTTTATTCCGAATTTTTCCGAATAGGAATCTAAAGAGAGGGACATCCACGTGCTAACCGTACTTTTAGTTGATGACGACGCTGAGTTCACAGAAGTTGCCTGTACCATTATTGAATTCTTGGGTCATGAAGTGCTTACCGCAGGAACATTAAAAGAAGCCCGAGACTGGTTAGAAAAAGAAACCTTCGACCACGTATTACTCGATTTTATGCTACCAGATGGTAGTGGCGCGCATTTATTTAATGAACTAGACGCGCTTCCTAAAAGACCAAGAGTTACCCTTATAACCGGCCACCCTTCTGTCAAAAGCGTTATTAAAGGGCTGTGTGGGCCTACGGTTGACTATCTCGTTAAACCTATACAACGAGAAGAAATTGAGGCGGTTTTAAGTCAGAAAAACAAACAAAAAGCGCCTAAAGAAGAGAAGATAGAAAAACATTTCGATTTGCTTATCGGTGAGTCACCGATAATGAAAGAGCTTTATAAGTTAATTTCTCGTGTAAGTAAAACAAGCGCAAATGTCATGCTGCTCGGTGAAAGTGGCGTGGGTAAAGAGGTGGTCGCCGCCGCCATTCATCGCGCTTCAGAAAGTGAAGGCCCCTACATTGCCACAAACTGTGGTGCCTTTTCTAAAGAACTCATTGGTAGTGAACTGTTCGGTCATGAAAAGGGCGCATTCACTGGCGCTGTGGGTCGAAAAGAAGGGGTATTCGAACAAGCCGAGGGGGGAACACTCTTTCTGGATGAAATTACTGAAATGCCCATAGATATGCAGCCAAACCTGCTTCGCGTTTTAGAAAACAAGGTCGTGCTTCGCGTTGGCGGCACTAAAACTATCCCCGTTAATTGTCGCGTTGTATCTGCAACAAACCGGACAATGGAAGAGATTGCGCAAAGTAAAGTGCTGCGCGAGGATATATATTTTAGGCTTGCCGTTTTTCCTATCACTATCCCCCCACTAAGAGAGCGCAAAGAAGATATTCCTTTGTTAGCTAAAACGTTCATCGCTGAATTTAATAAGGATAATGGCTCTAACTTTAGGTGGGAAGACGCTCAACTTGATACACTTCAAGCCTACGATTGGCCGGGCAATGTTCGTGAATTAAGACACTTTGTGCATCGTGCAGCTATCATGAGTGACCCCGAAAAAAGTGAAATAGAGTTACCAAAAACCATTGAATCGCCTTTCGCTCAAAAGCAAAGTACGACACCGGCACTTCAGGCAGGACGCACCATTGAAGACGTTGAGAAAGAGCTTATTTACGCCACGCTAGAAAAGGTCAACGGCAATAAAACAACGGCTGCTGAAATGCTGGGGATCAGTACTAAGACCCTCTATAACCGCCTTCACGCATATGGTGACTTAAGCAAAGACGAATAAAAACAATGAGGTATTCAGTATGACTAGCGACGAGTTTTCTCAACTTAGTGTTTTTGTTCACGACGCGCGTAAGCCGCTGAACAGGATTTCGATGCAAGCTGAGCTAGTAAAAATGGCATTAAACGGAGACGTTCCGCCTGAAAAGGCGTTAACGGCATTGGATAAAATAATAAGCAGCGCAAAAGACTGCAGCCACACCCTGACTGAAATGACTTCAGAACTGGGCGAAAATGTTTCGGAATAAATAGATGATTTCTAAAGTATTGTCTTCGATATACAGTTGGATTGTTATCGTTGTGCTTGTTATCGTTGTGATAACGGCAAATTCATTTTATGTGGTAAGCACACTAAATGACCTCTCTGCGCTTGAAGCCAGATTGTTTACTACAAACCGTGTTATTAATGCCATAAACAGGCTACACGTAGCGGTTTTGCGCGTAGAGTCTGGACAACGTGGCTATATGTTAACAGACGATGAAAAATACCTGACGGACTACAGCGAATCATTAAGTGTTATTGGCGAACTGATGAGCGAAGTCGAAGTCAGCTCTTTTTCTTCCGATATCGATGACCAATCCGTTAGGATTGAAGAGCTACTCGACCTTACTAAAGCGAAAGTCAATGAGGTGATTCGAGTTGTTGAACTCATAAAAGAAGGCAATGAACAACAAGCCATAGAATCATTAAATAGTGATAAAGGCATTGCCCTTTATCGGCGTTTTGAAACCGTATTTAATGATATTCACAACTCAGAAAGAGATATGCAGGGAACACACCTTGCCAACTTGATGAGTTTAAGACGTGATTCTGTAAATACGCTGATTATTTCATCAGCGACAACGCTTCTTCTCATAATCACCGTATTTTTATTATTAAAAATTAACTCCCGTGAGCATGAAAAGTATCAAGCTGACCTTGAGTCTGTAAATGAAGATTTGGAGTCGCGGATTGTAGAGCGTACTCAGGAACTCAGCGTTTACTCTGACGAACTTGCCAGAAGTAATAGAGAGCTTGAAGACTTCGCTTTTGTCGCCTCTCACGATCTTCAGGAGCCGCTGCGAAAAATCAGGGCGTTCGGCAATAGGTTAGAATCCGGCTACAACGACGTGATTGACGAGAGGGGCAAAGATTACCTTGCTCGCATGCTTAATGCGGCTGAGCGTATGTCTATGCTTATCTCTGATCTTCTGGCTTTTTCTCGAGTATCAACCCGAGGTAGAGAGTTTGAAGAAGTTAACCTAGATCGGGTTATAAAAAGCGTACTTGGAGATTTAGAGATAGCCATTGAAGAAAAGTCGGCGCAGATAAACGTTTGCGAAATGCCAACAATTCGAGGGGACAAGTCCCAACTCGAACAGCTCTTTTTGAACCTCATCTCTAATGCGCTTAAATTTCAAAGCGAAGGCGTGGTGCCCATCGTCAATATAACCGTTACTGATGCGACGGAAGAAGATTTGAAAGATATATTGATGCATGAGGAAAACGAATGGATAAAAATAGCGATATCTGACAACGGTATTGGTTTCGAACAGTCTTTTGCAGAAAAAATATTTGCTCCTTTTCAGCGTCTGCATGGTAGAAGTGAGTACAAAGGTACCGGCATTGGACTTGCCGTTTGCCGACGCATTGTTGAACGACACAATGGCCACATAACCGCGAAAAGCACCCCCGGGGAAGGGGCAACGTTCTTGATGATTATGCCTAAAGATAGCGATCCTTTTTCAAACAATAATAATGGAGATACACACAATGACGCGTAAACAAACCCAACCAATCAATATATTAATGGCAGATGATGACGAGGATGACCGTCTACTCACTGTCGATGCGCTTGCAGAAAGCCGAGTATTAAACAATTTGTTTTGCGTTGAAGACGGTGTTGAGCTTTTAGAATTTTTGCGCCATGAGGGCAAATATACAGACCCAGCTTCTGCGCCACGACCAAGCTTAATTCTGCTCGATTTAAACATGCCTAGAAAAGATGGTCGCGAAGCCCTTCAAGAATTAAAGAACGACCCGAAGCTACGCAGCATTCCTGTTGTTATTTTGACAACGTCGAAAGAAGAAGAGGATATGCTTCGCGGGTATGACCTAGGGTGTGCTTCTTACATTACCAAACCCGTAAACTTCGAAGGTTTGGTGGAATTAATGCGGGCCCTCGGACGCTATTGGATTGAGTTCGTTGAGTTACCAAGCGAATAATTGGAGTACTAGATGACAGAGGTTATAAAAATTCTGTTAGTAGAGGATGATGAAGATGATTACTTCTTAACCTCTGATTATCTAGCACAATGTGAGTCACCTTCGTTTGAACTAACCTGGGTGACTAATAGTCTAGATGCCGTAGAGGCACTCAAAACTAACAATTTTGATTTGTGCTTGCTAGATTATTTGTTGGGTGCTGAAAATGCCATCGACGTGCTAGGGCTTTTGAAATCTAATCAAATTAGCTTACCCGTGGTGATCCTCACTGGCCAGTCTGACTCAGCGGTTGATGAAATGGTTATGCGTGCTGGTGCTGCAGACTATCTTCAAAAATCAGAAATAGAAACGCCTCGTTTTATGCGTACTATTCGCTACGCGATGGTGCGCCGCGATATTGAAAACGAACGCATTGAACGTAATAAAGTCGAGCAGAAGAACAAGGCGAAAGACAAGTTTCTTGCCCACTTAGGCCACGAACTTCGAACACCGCTAACCTCCATTTTAGGGTACAC
Protein-coding sequences here:
- a CDS encoding LysR family transcriptional regulator, with the translated sequence MLKSTLEQWRMFKAVVDAGGFNQAAAEVHKSQSSVHHAVQKLENAIGVTLFENIGRKVKLSPQGELMYRRASFLLSEAHKLEAVADSLQAGTETTLRIAVDIIFPSELLYNVLAKVSSEFPQLRIEIEETVLSGANSLLSSGKVDLGISPFVLPNGFSEDLCEIEFAAVAHVDHPLHQLNRTLTLEDLKAHRQIVVRDSSAERKADIGWLGAEQRWTVSHVRTSLDIIAQGLGFAWLPIAIIKEELESGTLQPLPLDNNAALRKALLYLSFEDGDTLGPAARAFIGELRYQTMHLPSSDFIMDECKN
- a CDS encoding sigma-54-dependent transcriptional regulator — encoded protein: MLTVLLVDDDAEFTEVACTIIEFLGHEVLTAGTLKEARDWLEKETFDHVLLDFMLPDGSGAHLFNELDALPKRPRVTLITGHPSVKSVIKGLCGPTVDYLVKPIQREEIEAVLSQKNKQKAPKEEKIEKHFDLLIGESPIMKELYKLISRVSKTSANVMLLGESGVGKEVVAAAIHRASESEGPYIATNCGAFSKELIGSELFGHEKGAFTGAVGRKEGVFEQAEGGTLFLDEITEMPIDMQPNLLRVLENKVVLRVGGTKTIPVNCRVVSATNRTMEEIAQSKVLREDIYFRLAVFPITIPPLRERKEDIPLLAKTFIAEFNKDNGSNFRWEDAQLDTLQAYDWPGNVRELRHFVHRAAIMSDPEKSEIELPKTIESPFAQKQSTTPALQAGRTIEDVEKELIYATLEKVNGNKTTAAEMLGISTKTLYNRLHAYGDLSKDE
- a CDS encoding exopolysaccharide biosynthesis protein: MLGKTAERSMTLYELLGKMQPHARRDEFLFADFWTVMEKRGFGPMLALPSFIACTPIGAIPGIPSLAGATILLIALQILLGRRHPWLPERVMELTCDADQLRYIVEKVKPLAVRVDRFLVPRWFFMRQPVVRSFIALNCVACGLVMIPLELIPFMGLIPASAVFIMAIGMATDDGAVALVGVSISLFGFVLGFERLAALIV
- a CDS encoding response regulator — encoded protein: MTRKQTQPINILMADDDEDDRLLTVDALAESRVLNNLFCVEDGVELLEFLRHEGKYTDPASAPRPSLILLDLNMPRKDGREALQELKNDPKLRSIPVVILTTSKEEEDMLRGYDLGCASYITKPVNFEGLVELMRALGRYWIEFVELPSE
- a CDS encoding sensor histidine kinase, producing MISKVLSSIYSWIVIVVLVIVVITANSFYVVSTLNDLSALEARLFTTNRVINAINRLHVAVLRVESGQRGYMLTDDEKYLTDYSESLSVIGELMSEVEVSSFSSDIDDQSVRIEELLDLTKAKVNEVIRVVELIKEGNEQQAIESLNSDKGIALYRRFETVFNDIHNSERDMQGTHLANLMSLRRDSVNTLIISSATTLLLIITVFLLLKINSREHEKYQADLESVNEDLESRIVERTQELSVYSDELARSNRELEDFAFVASHDLQEPLRKIRAFGNRLESGYNDVIDERGKDYLARMLNAAERMSMLISDLLAFSRVSTRGREFEEVNLDRVIKSVLGDLEIAIEEKSAQINVCEMPTIRGDKSQLEQLFLNLISNALKFQSEGVVPIVNITVTDATEEDLKDILMHEENEWIKIAISDNGIGFEQSFAEKIFAPFQRLHGRSEYKGTGIGLAVCRRIVERHNGHITAKSTPGEGATFLMIMPKDSDPFSNNNNGDTHNDA